In one Silene latifolia isolate original U9 population chromosome 10, ASM4854445v1, whole genome shotgun sequence genomic region, the following are encoded:
- the LOC141607563 gene encoding GDSL esterase/lipase 7-like, whose protein sequence is MLQARLKLHLIFIISHFLLAKPNPHTPALYVFGDSLLDNGNNNWLPSAARADYAPYGLNFPSPVLGRFTNGKTPADFLADYLGLPYPPPYASLFGPNNIGLPNPMPNTPLFKPDSFAGYNYASAACGILPLTGINTGKCYSFDEQIEMFRQTKESQLSTVYGDPTKLSQQLSNSIFLISVGSSDYIDNYFVPLSPSSKFHDAPKFAQLLIDRLSLQLKRLYSLGARKLLVTEVPPIGCSPTGVKPTKALMHKGECDEEANNIVSMFNKHLPFLLTNLTSTLQGSHVVLAHIYSTTYDVITNPSKYGLRDSTNPCCRTWFNGGLQCIPEQTPCSNPNEHFFWDGYHPTEAAFSIMATEFLYGSSACSPISLQQLVEL, encoded by the exons ATGTTGCAAGCACGATTGAAGTTGCACCTTATTTTCATCATCTCGCATTTCCTTTTAGCAAAACCAAATCCTCACACCCCAGCCTTGTACGTCTTCGGAGATTCATTGCTAGACAATGGTAACAACAACTGGTTGCCGTCCGCAGCTCGGGCCGATTATGCTCCTTATGGTCTCAATTTTCCCAGTCCTGTTCTTGGAAGATTTACCAACGGCAAAACTCCGGCTGATTTTTTGG CGGACTATTTAGGACTGCCTTATCCACCACCTTATGCAAGCCTTTTCGGGCCGAATAATATTGGGCTCCCGAATCCAATGCCAAATACCCCTTTATTCAAGCCTGATTCATTTGCAGGTTACAATTATGCTTCTGCAGCGTGTGGTATTTTGCCCCTGACTGGTATTAATACG GGAAAATGTTACTCATTTGATGAACAAATAGAGATGTTCCGACAAACAAAGGAATCACAATTGTCAACAGTATACGGAGATCCAACAAAGCTCTCACAACAATTGTCCAACTCCATATTTCTTATTTCTGTTGGCAGCAGTGACTACATTGACAATTACTTTGTCCCTCTTTCTCCTTCAAGCAAATTTCACGATGCCCCAAAATTTGCTCAACTCCTAATTGATAGATTATCGCTGCAATTGAAG AGGTTATACAGTTTAGGGGCTAGAAAATTATTGGTCACAGAAGTGCCTCCAATTGGTTGCTCCCCAACTGGTGTAAAGCCCACAAAAGCGCTTATGCATAAAGGAGAGTGTGATGAAGAAGCTAATAATATTGTGTCCATGTTTAACAAGCACTTGCCGTTTTTGCTAACAAATTTGACGTCTACTCTTCAAGGCTCTCATGTCGTCCTGGCTCATATATATTCTACCACTTATGATGTCATTACAAATCCTTCAAAATATG GGTTAAGGGACAGTACCAACCCATGTTGCAGGACATGGTTTAATGGAGGCTTGCAATGCATTCCGGAGCAAACACCGTGTTCGAACCCCAACGAACACTTCTTTTGGGATGGCTATCATCCTACTGAAGCCGCTTTCTCTATCATGGCTACCGAATTTCTTTATGGATCTTCTGCTTGTTCTCCCATCAGTCTTCAGCAACTTGTAGAACTCTAA